Proteins co-encoded in one Brassica rapa cultivar Chiifu-401-42 chromosome A02, CAAS_Brap_v3.01, whole genome shotgun sequence genomic window:
- the LOC103853668 gene encoding ubiquitin-like modifier-activating enzyme atg7 has protein sequence MDDKRESPPTMILQFAPLNSSVDEGFWHSFSSLKLDKLGIDDSPISITGFYAPCSHPQVSNHLTLLSESLPSSSDEQSSTESTSHGNRNKCPVPGTLYNTNTVESFTKLDKQSLLKSEANKIWEDIQSGKALEDCALLSRFLVISFADLKKWSFRYWFAFPALVLDPPASLVELKPASEYFTSEEAESVSAACNEWRDSSLTTDVPFFLVSISSDDSKATIRHLKDWEACQGDHQKLLFGFYDPCHLPSNPGWPLRNYLALIRSKWHLETVWFFCYRESRGFADMSLSLVGQASITLSSDSSVPNSVGWELNKGKRAPRSISLANSMDPTRLAVSACDLNLKLMRWRALPSLDLNVLSSVKCLLLGAGTLGCQVARTLMGWGIRNITFVDYGKVAMSNPVRQSLYTFEDCVGRGEFKAVAAVKSLKQIFPAVESSGVVMAIPMPGHPISSQEEESVLGDCKRLRDLIESHDAVFLLTDTRESRWLPSLLCANANKIAINAALGFDSYMVMRHGAGPTSLTDDMQNLDMNKAGRQRLGCYFCNDVVAPQDSMTDRTLDQQCTVTRPGLAPIAGALAVELLVGVLQHPLGIYAKGDNSSSSNGGNTDESPLGILPHQIRGSVSQFSQITLLGQASNSCTACSETVVSEYREKGNSFVLEAINHPTYLEDLTGLTELKKAANSFSLDWEDDEDDDEAVDM, from the exons ATGGACGATAAGAGAGAATCTCCACCGACGATGATACTTCAATTCGCTCCATTGAACAGCTCCGTCGACGAAGGTTTCTGGCACAGCTTTTCCTCTTTGAAACTCGATAAACTCGGAATCGACGATTCTCCGATCTCCATCACCG GATTCTATGCACCGTGTTCTCATCCGCAAGTCTCAAACCATCTGACTCTTCTTTCGGAGTCATTGCCTTCTTCTTCAGATGAACAGTCATCTACCGAGAGTACTAGTCATGGGAATAGGAACAAGTGTCCTGTTCCAGGGACTCTCTACAACACCAACACCGTCGAAAGCTTTACTAAACTCGACAAACAAAGCTTGTTAAAATCAGAAGCAAACAAG ATTTGGGAAGATATTCAATCGGGAAAGGCTCTCGAGGACTGTGCTTTGTTATCTAGGTTCCTCGTTATCTCGTTTGCCGACCTTAAGAAGTGGAGCTTTCGTTATTGGTTTGCGTTCCCTGCACTTGTGCTTGATCCTCCTGCAAGCTTGGTTGAGTTAAAGCCAGCTTCGGAGTATTTTACTTCAGAAGAAGCAGAATCAGTATCTGCTGCTTGTAATGAGTGGCGTGACTCAAGTTTAACAACTG ATGTTCCATTCTTTTTGGTTTCGATTTCTTCTGATGATTCAAAAGCTACCATCAGACATCTTAAAGACTGGGAAGCTTGCCAAGGTGATCACCAAAAG TTACTTTTCGGTTTCTATGACCCGTGTCACCTTCCTAGTAACCCTGGCTGGCCACTTCGGAATTATCTTGCACTTATTCGCTCAAAATGGCACCTCGAGACTGTTTGGTTCTTCTGCTACAGAGAGAGCCGCGGTTTCGCTGACATGAGCCTTTCTCTTGTTGGTCAAGCCTCCATTACACTCTCATCTGATTCATCTGTACCTAACTCAGTGGGATGGGAGCTTAACAAAGGAAAACGAGCCCCCCGATCCATTAGCCTTGCTAACTCCATGGATCCAACAAG GTTGGCTGTTTCTGCTTGTGATTTAAACTTGAAGTTAATGAGATGGCGTGCGTTACCGTCTCTAGACTTAAACGTTCTGTCCTCTGTGAAGTGCCTTCTTCTTGGAGCTGGTACATTGGGTTGTCAAGTTGCTCGTACTCTTATG GGTTGGGGAATCCGCAACATAACCTTTGTAGACTATGGCAAAGTAGCTATGTCTAATCCTGTCAGGCAATCTCTGTACACGTTTGAAGACTGTGTAGGCCGTGGCGAGTTCAAAGCCGTAGCTGCTGTTAAAAGCCTTAAACAGATCTTTCCAGCTGTGGAATCTAGTGGAGTTGTTATGGCTATACCGATGCCTGGACATCCCATCTCTAGCCAAGAAGAAGAGTCTGTTCTCGGTGATTGCAAACGCCTTCGTGATTTGATTGAATCTCATGATGCAGTGTTCTTGTTGACTGATACAAGAGAAAGCAGGTGGTTACCTTCTCTTCTTTGTGCTAATGCTAATAAG ATTGCTATAAACGCGGCTTTAGGTTTCGATAGCTACATGGTAATGCGACATGGCGCTGGCCCCACCTCGTTAACTGATGATATGCAGAATCTTGACATGAACAAGGCAGGAAGACAGAGACTTGGTTGTTACTTCTGCAACGACGTTGTTGCACCTCAAGAT TCAATGACTGATCGAACACTGGACCAGCAATGCACTGTTACACGCCCGGGGTTAGCTCCCATTGCAGGAGCTCTGGCCGTTGAACTCTTAGTCGGAGTTCTACAACATCCACTTGG TATATATGCAAAAGGAGACAACTCGAGCTCGAGTAATGGAGGAAACACCGATGAATCACCTCTAGGGATCTTACCTCATCAGATTAGAGGCTCAGTTTCTCAGTTCTCACAGATCACACTGCTAGGACAAGCCTCCAACAGCTGCACAGCTTGTTCTGAAACT GTGGTGTCAGAGTATCGAGAAAAAGGAAACAGTTTCGTACTTGAAGCTATTAACCATCCTACATACCTGGAGGATCTTACCGGTTTAACCGAGCTTAAGAAAGCTGCTAATTCGTTTAGCCTCGATTGGGAAGACGATGAagacgacgatgaagctgtagatatgtaa